Proteins from a genomic interval of Rhodothermus marinus:
- a CDS encoding flagellar basal body-associated FliL family protein has translation MAERAQQSVPETPDTPGEEVAQKQEQSSGGGRRLLARLLLVALTLGPTAAGAWLAYFYYPSLAQAAEQFSGTDDDTEAEEKPVEYGQFMELQGFIINPAGTDGTRYLMINLGLESAEGGVLEELKEKEVVVRDTVLKLLGQRTVEELADISLRTQLKQELRDAVNAVLRKGKIDRVYFTQYVLQ, from the coding sequence ATGGCAGAACGAGCACAGCAATCCGTACCTGAAACGCCTGATACCCCCGGTGAAGAAGTAGCGCAGAAACAGGAGCAATCTTCGGGCGGAGGTCGCCGCCTGCTGGCCCGCCTGCTGCTGGTTGCGCTGACGCTGGGGCCTACGGCCGCCGGTGCCTGGCTGGCCTACTTCTACTATCCCAGCCTGGCTCAGGCCGCCGAGCAGTTTTCTGGCACGGATGATGATACGGAAGCAGAAGAAAAGCCCGTCGAGTACGGCCAGTTCATGGAGCTACAGGGTTTCATCATCAACCCGGCCGGAACCGACGGGACCCGCTACCTGATGATCAATCTGGGGCTGGAAAGCGCCGAAGGTGGCGTGCTGGAAGAGCTGAAGGAGAAAGAAGTCGTCGTGCGCGATACCGTGCTCAAGTTGCTCGGCCAGCGCACCGTCGAGGAACTGGCCGACATCAGCCTGCGCACGCAGCTCAAACAGGAGTTGCGCGACGCGGTCAATGCTGTCCTCCGCAAAGGAAAAATTGACCGCGTTTACTTCACGCAATACGTTCTGCAGTAA
- a CDS encoding OmpA/MotB family protein has translation MPEEVQQPQEEEDEEPSAPFWMTTFSDMATLLLTFFVMIVAMSEVEVKKFKEALSFFQGRTGMLQSEAVIPSMKNQVVQRRLSKEQLEKYEELIQYLQEHNLEGKVQVNLTDRGLHLIITDSIMFRSGEAEIIEPSRTILRILAGIIDDRIESVVVEGHTDDRPIHTARFPSNWELSAARAAAVVRFLLEQTNALPPSRYMAVGYGEFHPRDTNATPEGRARNRRVEILFNWEPWQNEHSNPYLKRLIPPVKK, from the coding sequence ATGCCGGAAGAAGTGCAACAGCCTCAGGAAGAGGAAGACGAGGAGCCCTCGGCTCCGTTCTGGATGACCACCTTCAGCGACATGGCCACGCTGCTGTTGACCTTTTTCGTCATGATCGTGGCCATGTCGGAGGTTGAGGTCAAAAAGTTCAAAGAAGCGCTCAGCTTCTTTCAGGGGCGGACCGGCATGTTGCAGAGCGAAGCGGTCATCCCTTCCATGAAAAATCAGGTAGTCCAACGTCGACTTTCAAAAGAGCAGCTGGAGAAATATGAGGAACTGATTCAGTACCTGCAGGAGCACAACCTGGAAGGCAAGGTGCAGGTGAACCTGACCGACAGGGGATTGCACCTGATCATCACAGACTCCATCATGTTTCGGTCCGGCGAGGCCGAAATCATCGAACCGTCCCGTACGATTCTACGCATTCTGGCCGGGATTATCGACGACCGGATCGAGTCGGTCGTCGTCGAAGGCCACACCGATGACCGTCCCATCCACACCGCCCGTTTCCCCTCCAACTGGGAGCTGTCGGCGGCACGGGCTGCTGCGGTCGTTCGCTTTCTGCTGGAGCAGACCAATGCCCTGCCCCCTTCGCGCTACATGGCGGTAGGGTACGGTGAATTCCATCCACGAGATACCAACGCGACACCGGAAGGACGGGCCCGTAACCGCCGCGTCGAAATCCTATTCAACTGGGAGCCATGGCAGAACGAGCACAGCAATCCGTACCTGAAACGCCTGATACCCCCGGTGAAGAAGTAG